One Salvia splendens isolate huo1 chromosome 12, SspV2, whole genome shotgun sequence genomic window carries:
- the LOC121758900 gene encoding paired amphipathic helix protein Sin3-like 3 isoform X1: MKRSRDDVFATAIPSPTEPSGKAQVSTARSAQKLQTTDALSYLKVVKEKIQDKGDLYNEFLDVMKEFKAQRIDTSGVIVKVKELFRGERDLILGFNAFLPKGYEITLAAEDEPLLKKKPVDFEEAIGFVNKIKTRFQGDHHVYNAFLDILNIYRKNNMSITEVYQEVSVLFQDHADLLVEFTHFLPYTTAAAPVHHAQPISNHILLQNSGGSPMRMTRPIEQKPAAGNSFVTCPDSEQWKVSKEDNKTELHYDDNLDSVRKFTGGDDSANDQLHKGTEDPVSIFCGKVKERLNDSESYKKFLDCVRSYRSKFVTLPQFQKLVASILGSHPDLKEQCEDFIIYVEKTGSKQNFRSLKVDDREADMNNKEDSDKNIDHGNTERDRSDKALAFSKDVQGQKLSITKEKFMAKPIHELDLSNCESCTPSYRLLPDNYPIPSVSCRTKIGSEVLNDHWVSVTSGSEDYSFKHMRKNQYEESLFRCEDDRFELDMLLESVNATTKRVEELLDSMNSHTDKTGSSSHIGDHLTAVNLRCIERLYGDHGLDVRDVLRKNAPLALPVILTRLQQKQEEWARCRSDFNKIWAEIYAKNYHKSLDHRSFYFKQQDTKNLSAKAFLAEIREMSEKDQNEDEKILSISGGYKQPIKPHMKFEYPDPDIQEDLYQLMKYACGEVCTPEQHDKVMKIWTTFIEPVFSIPSRPSVEDMKETVNNDSAKTLANFGEGNVIPVGEAASNMSKTGGDNIPTEEPRCSRILMGHGDNGVKNCGSPNADNAACEIDISCNATQNGVLHTDSSIIPAMSGTSKQAGFFEQVTPNSTGEKNINLENGSSSAIGDHVLNNKPQGGLYMKVTSSSVEGIQAQRCQNEIIGFGKDEREEGELSPSKNSEGGMLAAFGEVAYGSCNSRQTGGEALCVVEVGRENDANADDEGEESAKGSSDSENGYKIAEVSATDSADREERSPGDHDEDEDHDENDNKDASEHEAEGVADIHENEGMAAFSGHVLHSVKPLTTKLPAALHVKERNSEIFYGNDSFYLLFRLHQILYERMRSAKLHSSSPENKWRILNDSNTTDSYARFKDALHSLLDGSSDNAKFEDDCRTIIGAQSYILFSLDKLIHKLVKQLQTIASEEMENKLIQLYSYERSRSPRKFTDDIYHENARFLLPEDNLYRIECVPSPTCLTVQLMKNEQDKPEETAIYMVPAFAAYLNDELLATAPERKGKHRIFLKRNKRKFQSQDKISDTSKPKEQLVTHNGLEIKVASNTLKASYVIGSEDFLYRLSKRRKTQFHSSSSSSASNGCSPRVRRTCRVMVG; this comes from the exons ATGAAGAGGTCTAGAGATGATGTGTTTGCGACTGCCATTCCTTCTCCAACTGAGcc TTCTGGAAAAGCCCAGGTGTCAACGGCAAGGAGTGCGCAGAAGCTCCAGACGACTGATGCCTTGTCATATCTCAAAGTTGTGAAGGAAAAAATTCAGGACAAAGGGGACTTGTATAATGAGTTTCTTGATGTCATGAAAGAGTTCAAGGCTCAAAG AATTGATACATCTGGcgttatagtaaaagtgaaggAATTATTTAGAGGGGAACGGGACCTAATTCTGGGTTTCAATGCCTTTTTACCAAAGGGATATGAAATTACCCTCGCAGCAGAGGATGAACCACTTCTAAAAAAGAAGCCCGTAGATTTTGAAGAAGCAATTGgttttgtaaacaaaataaAG ACCAGATTTCAGGGTGACCATCATGTATACAATGCATTTCTTGACATCTTGAATATATACAGAAAAAATAATATGTCCATAACAGAAGTCTATCAGGAG GTTTCAGTTCTTTTTCAGGATCATGCTGACCTCCTTGTAGAGTTCACTCATTTTTTACCTTATACTACTGCTGCTGCCCCCGTCCATCATGCTCAACCCATTAGCAATCATATCTTGCTGCAGAACAGTGGAGGCTCTCCCATGAGAATGACTCGGCCCATTGAGCAG AAGCCTGCTGCAGGCAATTCATTTGTTACTTGCCCTGATTCAGAGCAATGGAAAGTTAGTAAAGAAGATAACAAAACTGAGCTTCATTATGACGATAACTTGGACAGTGTAAGAAAATTTACCGGCGGAGATGATTCTGCTAATGACCAGTTACATAAAG GAACAGAGGACCCAGTGTCAATTTTCTGTGGAAAAGTGAAGGAAAGATTGAATGATTCCGAAAGCTACAAGAAGTTTTTGGACTGTGTTCGTTCCTATAGAAGCAAGTTTGTCACACTGCCTCAATTTCAAAAGCTG GTAGCTAGTATACTGGGATCACATCCAGACCTCAAGGAACAGTGCGAAGATTTCATAATTTATGTTGAGAAGACAG GCAGCAAACAAAATTTCAGATCTCTAAAGGTAGATGATCGTGAAGCAGATATGAATAATAAGGAAGACAGTGATAAAAATATAGATCATGGCAATACTGAAAGGGATAGATCCGACAAGGCTCTTGCTTTTAGCAAAGATGTCCAAGGACAGAAACTGTCCATTACAAAGGAGAAGTTTATGGCGAAACCCATCCATGAACTTGATCTCTCTAACTGTGAAAGCTGCACTCCAAGTTACCGACTTCTTCCTGACAAT TATCCGATTCCATCAGTGAGCTGTAGAACCAAGATTGGTTCTGAAGTGCTGAATGATCATTGGGTGTCTGTCACTTCAGGAAGTGAGGACTATTCGTTCAAACATATGCGCAAAAACCAATATGAAGAAAGCCTGTTCCGTTGTGAGGACGATAG GTTTGAACTTGACATGCTGTTGGAATCTGTGAACGCAACAACAAAGCGTGTTGAAGAATTGTTAGATAGTATGAACTCTCATACTGACAAGACTGGGAGTTCATCTCATATAGGTGATCATCTGACAG CTGTTAACCTTCGGTGTATTGAGCGTTTATATGGTGATCATGGGCTTGACGTAAGGGATGTGCTTAGGAAGAACGCACCCCTTGCACTGCCAGTTATTTTAACCAGGCTGCAGCAGAAACAGGAAGAATGGGCAAGGTGCCGCTCCGATTTCAATAAGATTTGGGCTGAAATTTATGCTAAAAACTACCACAAGTCACTCGATCATCGGAGCTTCTATTTTAAGCAACAAGATACAAAGAACTTGAGTGCTAAAG CATTTTTAGCTGAAATCAGAGAAATGAGTGAAAAGGAtcagaatgaagatgagaagaTTCTTTCGATCAGTGGTGGATATAAACAACCCATCAAACCTCATATGAAGTTTGAGTATCCTGATCCCGACATTCAAGAAGATCTATATCAGCTCATGAAATATGCTTGTGGAGAAGTGTGTACACCTGAACAACATGACAAAGTCATGAAGATTTGGACAACATTCATTGAACCAGTGTTCAGCATTCCTTCCCGTCCTAGTGTGGAGGACATGAAAGAAACTGTAAACAATGATTCAGCTAAAACATTGGCCAATTTTGGTGAAGGGAATGTCATCCCTGTTGGCGAGGCTGCTTCAAATATGTCCAAAACTGGAGGTGATAATATTCCAACTGAAGAACCCCGTTGCAGCAGAATACTAATGGGACATGGTGATAATGGGGTCAAGAATTGTGGTTCTCCTAATGCAGATAATGCTGCGTGTGAGATTGATATATCATGCAATGCAACCCAAAATGGAGTATTGCACACAGATTCCAGCATCATACCTGCAATGTCAGGGACCAGCAAACAAGCTGGTTTCTTTGAGCAAGTTACTCCAAACTCTACAGGAGAAAAGAACATAAATCTGGAAAATG GATCAAGCAGTGCTATTGGTGATCATGTGCTGAATAACAAACCACAG GGTGGTCTTTATATGAAAGTTACTTCCTCTTCAGTTGAGGGGATCCAAGCTCAGAGATGTCAGAATGAAATTATAGGTTTCGGTAAAGATGAACGAGAAGAAGGTGAGTTATCCCCTAGTAAGAATTCTGAAGGCGGCATGTTGGCTGCATTTGGAGAAGTTGCGTATGGTTCTTGTAATAGTAGACAGACTGGAGGAGAAGCACTTTGTGTTGTGGAGGTGGGCAGGGAAAATGATGCTAATGCTGACGATGAAGGTGAGGAAAGTGCGAAGGGCTCCTCAGACAGTGAGAATGGCTATAAAATTGCTGAGGTTTCAGCGACTGATTCAGCCGACAGAGAAGAGCGCTCTCCCGGAGATCATGATGAAGATGAGGACCATGATGAGAATGACAACAAGGATGCGAGTGAACATGAGGCGGAAGGCGTTGCAGACATCCATGAGAATGAGGGAATGGCGGCATTTTCTGGTCATGTTCTGCACAGTGTGAAGCCTCTTACGACGAAATTGCCTGCTGCCTTACATGTGAAAGAGAGGAACTCAGAGATTTTCTACGGAAACGATtccttttatttacttttcagGCTTCACCAA ATTCTATATGAAAGAATGCGTAGTGCTAAGTTACATTCGTCGTCGCCAGAAAATAAATGGAGGATCTTGAACGATTCTAATACGACAGATTCATATGCTAG ATTTAAGGATGCACTACACAGTTTACTGGATGGATCATCTGATAATGCAAAGTTCGAAGATGATTGTCGAACTATTATTGGTGCTCAATCCTACATCCTCTTTTCACTAGACAAACTGATACATAAACTTGTCAAACAG CTGCAAACAATTGCGAGTGAGGAGATGGAGAACAAGCTCATTCAGCTATATTCATACGAAAGATCAAGAAGTCCTCGAAAATTTACTGATGATATTTATCATGAAAATGCACGTTTTCTTCTCCCCGAAGACAACTTGTATCGGATAGAATGT GTGCCTTCCCCAACTTGTTTAACGGTTCAGCTCATGAAAAACGAGCAGGACAAACCTGAAGAGACAGCTATCTACATGGTCCCTGCGTTTGCAGCTTATTTGAATGATGAACTACTAGCAACTGCTCCGGAACGGAAAGGAAAACATAGGATATTCTTGAAGAG aaacaaaagaaaatttcaGAGTCAAGACAAAATCTCCGACACCTCCAAACCCAAGGAACAGCTTGTAACTCATAATGGTCTTGAAATCAAGGTTGCTTCCAATACACTGAAG GCTTCTTATGTTATAGGTTCGGAAGACTTCTTATATCGCTTGAGCAAAAGGAGGAAAACTCAGTTTCACAGCAGTTCAAGCAGTAGCGCTTCCAATGGTTGTTCTCCAAGAGTTAGAAGAACCTGCAGAGTGATGGTTGGTTGA
- the LOC121758900 gene encoding paired amphipathic helix protein Sin3-like 3 isoform X4: protein MSITEVYQEVSVLFQDHADLLVEFTHFLPYTTAAAPVHHAQPISNHILLQNSGGSPMRMTRPIEQKPAAGNSFVTCPDSEQWKVSKEDNKTELHYDDNLDSVRKFTGGDDSANDQLHKGTEDPVSIFCGKVKERLNDSESYKKFLDCVRSYRSKFVTLPQFQKLVASILGSHPDLKEQCEDFIIYVEKTGSKQNFRSLKVDDREADMNNKEDSDKNIDHGNTERDRSDKALAFSKDVQGQKLSITKEKFMAKPIHELDLSNCESCTPSYRLLPDNYPIPSVSCRTKIGSEVLNDHWVSVTSGSEDYSFKHMRKNQYEESLFRCEDDRFELDMLLESVNATTKRVEELLDSMNSHTDKTGSSSHIGDHLTAVNLRCIERLYGDHGLDVRDVLRKNAPLALPVILTRLQQKQEEWARCRSDFNKIWAEIYAKNYHKSLDHRSFYFKQQDTKNLSAKAFLAEIREMSEKDQNEDEKILSISGGYKQPIKPHMKFEYPDPDIQEDLYQLMKYACGEVCTPEQHDKVMKIWTTFIEPVFSIPSRPSVEDMKETVNNDSAKTLANFGEGNVIPVGEAASNMSKTGGDNIPTEEPRCSRILMGHGDNGVKNCGSPNADNAACEIDISCNATQNGVLHTDSSIIPAMSGTSKQAGFFEQVTPNSTGEKNINLENGSSSAIGDHVLNNKPQGGLYMKVTSSSVEGIQAQRCQNEIIGFGKDEREEGELSPSKNSEGGMLAAFGEVAYGSCNSRQTGGEALCVVEVGRENDANADDEGEESAKGSSDSENGYKIAEVSATDSADREERSPGDHDEDEDHDENDNKDASEHEAEGVADIHENEGMAAFSGHVLHSVKPLTTKLPAALHVKERNSEIFYGNDSFYLLFRLHQILYERMRSAKLHSSSPENKWRILNDSNTTDSYARFKDALHSLLDGSSDNAKFEDDCRTIIGAQSYILFSLDKLIHKLVKQLQTIASEEMENKLIQLYSYERSRSPRKFTDDIYHENARFLLPEDNLYRIECVPSPTCLTVQLMKNEQDKPEETAIYMVPAFAAYLNDELLATAPERKGKHRIFLKRNKRKFQSQDKISDTSKPKEQLVTHNGLEIKVASNTLKASYVIGSEDFLYRLSKRRKTQFHSSSSSSASNGCSPRVRRTCRVMVG from the exons ATGTCCATAACAGAAGTCTATCAGGAG GTTTCAGTTCTTTTTCAGGATCATGCTGACCTCCTTGTAGAGTTCACTCATTTTTTACCTTATACTACTGCTGCTGCCCCCGTCCATCATGCTCAACCCATTAGCAATCATATCTTGCTGCAGAACAGTGGAGGCTCTCCCATGAGAATGACTCGGCCCATTGAGCAG AAGCCTGCTGCAGGCAATTCATTTGTTACTTGCCCTGATTCAGAGCAATGGAAAGTTAGTAAAGAAGATAACAAAACTGAGCTTCATTATGACGATAACTTGGACAGTGTAAGAAAATTTACCGGCGGAGATGATTCTGCTAATGACCAGTTACATAAAG GAACAGAGGACCCAGTGTCAATTTTCTGTGGAAAAGTGAAGGAAAGATTGAATGATTCCGAAAGCTACAAGAAGTTTTTGGACTGTGTTCGTTCCTATAGAAGCAAGTTTGTCACACTGCCTCAATTTCAAAAGCTG GTAGCTAGTATACTGGGATCACATCCAGACCTCAAGGAACAGTGCGAAGATTTCATAATTTATGTTGAGAAGACAG GCAGCAAACAAAATTTCAGATCTCTAAAGGTAGATGATCGTGAAGCAGATATGAATAATAAGGAAGACAGTGATAAAAATATAGATCATGGCAATACTGAAAGGGATAGATCCGACAAGGCTCTTGCTTTTAGCAAAGATGTCCAAGGACAGAAACTGTCCATTACAAAGGAGAAGTTTATGGCGAAACCCATCCATGAACTTGATCTCTCTAACTGTGAAAGCTGCACTCCAAGTTACCGACTTCTTCCTGACAAT TATCCGATTCCATCAGTGAGCTGTAGAACCAAGATTGGTTCTGAAGTGCTGAATGATCATTGGGTGTCTGTCACTTCAGGAAGTGAGGACTATTCGTTCAAACATATGCGCAAAAACCAATATGAAGAAAGCCTGTTCCGTTGTGAGGACGATAG GTTTGAACTTGACATGCTGTTGGAATCTGTGAACGCAACAACAAAGCGTGTTGAAGAATTGTTAGATAGTATGAACTCTCATACTGACAAGACTGGGAGTTCATCTCATATAGGTGATCATCTGACAG CTGTTAACCTTCGGTGTATTGAGCGTTTATATGGTGATCATGGGCTTGACGTAAGGGATGTGCTTAGGAAGAACGCACCCCTTGCACTGCCAGTTATTTTAACCAGGCTGCAGCAGAAACAGGAAGAATGGGCAAGGTGCCGCTCCGATTTCAATAAGATTTGGGCTGAAATTTATGCTAAAAACTACCACAAGTCACTCGATCATCGGAGCTTCTATTTTAAGCAACAAGATACAAAGAACTTGAGTGCTAAAG CATTTTTAGCTGAAATCAGAGAAATGAGTGAAAAGGAtcagaatgaagatgagaagaTTCTTTCGATCAGTGGTGGATATAAACAACCCATCAAACCTCATATGAAGTTTGAGTATCCTGATCCCGACATTCAAGAAGATCTATATCAGCTCATGAAATATGCTTGTGGAGAAGTGTGTACACCTGAACAACATGACAAAGTCATGAAGATTTGGACAACATTCATTGAACCAGTGTTCAGCATTCCTTCCCGTCCTAGTGTGGAGGACATGAAAGAAACTGTAAACAATGATTCAGCTAAAACATTGGCCAATTTTGGTGAAGGGAATGTCATCCCTGTTGGCGAGGCTGCTTCAAATATGTCCAAAACTGGAGGTGATAATATTCCAACTGAAGAACCCCGTTGCAGCAGAATACTAATGGGACATGGTGATAATGGGGTCAAGAATTGTGGTTCTCCTAATGCAGATAATGCTGCGTGTGAGATTGATATATCATGCAATGCAACCCAAAATGGAGTATTGCACACAGATTCCAGCATCATACCTGCAATGTCAGGGACCAGCAAACAAGCTGGTTTCTTTGAGCAAGTTACTCCAAACTCTACAGGAGAAAAGAACATAAATCTGGAAAATG GATCAAGCAGTGCTATTGGTGATCATGTGCTGAATAACAAACCACAG GGTGGTCTTTATATGAAAGTTACTTCCTCTTCAGTTGAGGGGATCCAAGCTCAGAGATGTCAGAATGAAATTATAGGTTTCGGTAAAGATGAACGAGAAGAAGGTGAGTTATCCCCTAGTAAGAATTCTGAAGGCGGCATGTTGGCTGCATTTGGAGAAGTTGCGTATGGTTCTTGTAATAGTAGACAGACTGGAGGAGAAGCACTTTGTGTTGTGGAGGTGGGCAGGGAAAATGATGCTAATGCTGACGATGAAGGTGAGGAAAGTGCGAAGGGCTCCTCAGACAGTGAGAATGGCTATAAAATTGCTGAGGTTTCAGCGACTGATTCAGCCGACAGAGAAGAGCGCTCTCCCGGAGATCATGATGAAGATGAGGACCATGATGAGAATGACAACAAGGATGCGAGTGAACATGAGGCGGAAGGCGTTGCAGACATCCATGAGAATGAGGGAATGGCGGCATTTTCTGGTCATGTTCTGCACAGTGTGAAGCCTCTTACGACGAAATTGCCTGCTGCCTTACATGTGAAAGAGAGGAACTCAGAGATTTTCTACGGAAACGATtccttttatttacttttcagGCTTCACCAA ATTCTATATGAAAGAATGCGTAGTGCTAAGTTACATTCGTCGTCGCCAGAAAATAAATGGAGGATCTTGAACGATTCTAATACGACAGATTCATATGCTAG ATTTAAGGATGCACTACACAGTTTACTGGATGGATCATCTGATAATGCAAAGTTCGAAGATGATTGTCGAACTATTATTGGTGCTCAATCCTACATCCTCTTTTCACTAGACAAACTGATACATAAACTTGTCAAACAG CTGCAAACAATTGCGAGTGAGGAGATGGAGAACAAGCTCATTCAGCTATATTCATACGAAAGATCAAGAAGTCCTCGAAAATTTACTGATGATATTTATCATGAAAATGCACGTTTTCTTCTCCCCGAAGACAACTTGTATCGGATAGAATGT GTGCCTTCCCCAACTTGTTTAACGGTTCAGCTCATGAAAAACGAGCAGGACAAACCTGAAGAGACAGCTATCTACATGGTCCCTGCGTTTGCAGCTTATTTGAATGATGAACTACTAGCAACTGCTCCGGAACGGAAAGGAAAACATAGGATATTCTTGAAGAG aaacaaaagaaaatttcaGAGTCAAGACAAAATCTCCGACACCTCCAAACCCAAGGAACAGCTTGTAACTCATAATGGTCTTGAAATCAAGGTTGCTTCCAATACACTGAAG GCTTCTTATGTTATAGGTTCGGAAGACTTCTTATATCGCTTGAGCAAAAGGAGGAAAACTCAGTTTCACAGCAGTTCAAGCAGTAGCGCTTCCAATGGTTGTTCTCCAAGAGTTAGAAGAACCTGCAGAGTGATGGTTGGTTGA